In one window of Mercurialis annua linkage group LG4, ddMerAnnu1.2, whole genome shotgun sequence DNA:
- the LOC126679475 gene encoding autophagy-related protein 8f, translated as MVKSYFKQENDLEKRRAEAARIREKYPDRIPVIVEKAERSDIPNIDKKKYLVPADLTVGQFVYVIRKRIKLSAEKAIFIFVDNVLPPTGAIMSAIYEEKKDEDGFLYVTYSGENTFGSEIPL; from the exons ATGGTGAAGAGTTATTTCAAGCAAGAGAATGATCTAG AGAAGAGAAGGGCGGAGGCTGCTAGGATCAGGGAGAAGTACCCAGATAGAATTCCG GTGATCGTGGAAAAAGCAGAAAGAAGCGATATACCTAACATAGATAAGAAAAA GTACCTTGTCCCAGCTGATCTTACTGTGGGGCAGTTTGTATATGTTATCCGCAAGAGGATTAAATTAAGTGCGGAAAAagcaatatttatatttgtagaCAATGTTCTCCCACCAACAG GTGCCATTATGTCTGCTATTTACGAAGAGAAGAAGGACGAAGATGGATTTCTCTATGTTACGTACAGTGGCGAGAACACATTTGGATCTGAGATCCCACTATAG